The Chitinophaga flava genome has a segment encoding these proteins:
- a CDS encoding outer membrane beta-barrel family protein yields MTLRGTLLLFLLLIVISLQARQQGGSVTGQVIDSITGKPVEFATVVLMQAADRKAVAHTLADNQGGFNFSGVAPGSYQIGITMLGYTPRMLDTFRVDAAHLTHRLGIRYLSQTMRQLGGVTVTGKKPLIELEDEKLIYNVENDIEKDNSSASDIMRKIPFVTVDADGTIKLKGQTNYKVLLNGKATSMITRDPKEALKAYPASIIKRIEIITEPSAKYDAEGIGGIINIITQKHTIGYNGSLFSSYNTLGRFNGGGSFSARKKKIGITAYVSGSSENSRFSSSIIRESFIPGDKGRLEQNTETRKNSHSLSGSLELTYDIDSSNSIGISASGTFNRSTIHTPQDNNWYDSSNHLIQKGTYQSNNYNPGQGVGTGVDYQHKFKQPGHELSFVLYIISGSADGHTDNIQNNYPGTDSFYRNNNVIQNRLTTVQMDYTLPLPHDQKLETGVKGTFQKTENTTTQVVRNSQGDTIPNPDRFNIFNTQLSILAFYVTYRFKIGSKISVKPGTRLEQTYQTGDFFSNNTTIKSNYLSLVPTINITWQMEALSTLSLSYSRRLQRPEILAMNPYINDNDPYNIVYGNPNLKPAYANSFGLYLNKILDKISLTTGIDYTFTNNSIQNVISVDGTKGITRTTYDNIGKSKAAGVNLGLRFSPTKKWNVGTNGRVSYTDFNNGGNLHSSGFSCNVYMNTDYNFGHDFRGDAYGYFYSSSPSLQGSSSSNIGYGFTLRKDLLNKKLSLTLSADQPFRKQRPMISEIKDPSFHRIYTTNFPANSYSFSVSWRFGKLTNSATRKSTVDTSSIQ; encoded by the coding sequence ATGACGCTAAGAGGCACATTGCTGTTGTTCCTGTTATTGATTGTTATTTCCCTCCAGGCCCGCCAGCAAGGGGGATCTGTCACCGGACAGGTAATAGACAGCATTACCGGGAAGCCCGTAGAATTTGCGACTGTAGTACTGATGCAAGCGGCCGACCGTAAAGCAGTTGCCCATACCCTCGCCGACAACCAGGGAGGTTTTAACTTCAGCGGCGTGGCACCGGGCTCTTATCAGATAGGCATTACGATGCTGGGCTATACTCCCCGTATGCTCGACACATTCAGGGTAGATGCCGCCCATCTCACCCACCGCCTGGGCATCCGCTACCTGTCGCAAACCATGCGGCAACTGGGCGGCGTGACCGTTACCGGCAAAAAGCCACTGATTGAGCTGGAAGATGAGAAACTAATCTACAACGTAGAAAATGATATCGAAAAAGACAACAGCTCTGCTTCGGATATCATGCGTAAAATCCCGTTCGTTACTGTAGATGCCGACGGGACCATTAAATTAAAAGGTCAAACCAACTACAAAGTACTACTGAATGGTAAAGCCACCTCCATGATCACCAGGGATCCCAAAGAAGCATTGAAAGCATATCCTGCCAGTATCATCAAAAGAATAGAAATTATTACCGAACCCTCCGCCAAGTATGATGCAGAGGGTATTGGAGGCATTATCAACATTATCACTCAAAAGCACACGATAGGATATAACGGTAGCCTATTCAGCAGCTATAACACCCTGGGAAGATTCAATGGAGGAGGGTCTTTCAGTGCCAGGAAAAAGAAAATTGGTATTACAGCTTATGTCAGTGGCAGTTCAGAAAACAGCCGCTTCAGCAGCTCCATCATCCGGGAAAGTTTTATCCCTGGTGACAAAGGCCGCCTGGAGCAAAATACGGAAACAAGAAAAAACAGCCACTCTTTGTCTGGCAGTCTGGAACTTACTTACGACATAGATAGCTCCAATAGTATCGGCATATCCGCCAGTGGTACCTTTAATAGATCGACCATCCATACACCTCAGGACAACAACTGGTATGACAGTAGCAACCACCTTATCCAAAAGGGCACTTACCAAAGCAACAACTACAATCCTGGCCAGGGGGTGGGAACGGGAGTGGACTACCAACACAAATTCAAACAACCCGGACATGAATTGTCATTTGTATTATACATAATTTCAGGTTCTGCGGATGGCCATACCGATAACATTCAAAACAATTATCCCGGTACAGATAGCTTTTATAGGAACAATAATGTTATCCAAAACCGGCTAACCACCGTGCAAATGGACTATACCCTTCCACTTCCTCATGACCAGAAACTGGAAACCGGCGTTAAAGGCACTTTCCAGAAGACAGAAAATACGACCACACAGGTTGTCCGTAATTCACAAGGCGATACGATACCCAACCCCGATCGTTTTAATATCTTCAATACACAACTGAGCATTCTGGCTTTTTATGTCACCTATCGATTTAAGATAGGCTCTAAAATCAGCGTTAAGCCAGGTACCAGATTAGAACAGACTTATCAGACCGGGGATTTTTTTTCCAACAACACCACCATCAAGAGTAATTATCTAAGTCTGGTACCTACTATTAACATTACATGGCAGATGGAAGCCCTCAGTACCCTCTCTTTATCCTACAGCCGCAGATTACAGCGGCCAGAGATCCTTGCGATGAATCCCTATATCAATGATAATGACCCCTATAATATTGTATATGGTAATCCCAACCTGAAACCGGCCTATGCCAACAGTTTCGGACTCTATTTAAACAAAATCCTGGATAAGATCAGTCTGACTACCGGTATAGATTACACTTTTACCAATAACTCAATTCAAAACGTTATCAGTGTTGATGGCACCAAAGGCATTACCAGAACCACCTATGACAATATTGGCAAATCAAAAGCCGCTGGCGTAAACCTTGGTCTTCGCTTCTCTCCGACTAAAAAATGGAATGTAGGAACCAATGGGCGGGTGAGCTACACTGATTTCAATAACGGCGGTAATCTGCACAGCAGTGGTTTTTCCTGTAATGTATACATGAACACAGATTATAATTTTGGTCATGATTTCCGGGGCGATGCCTATGGATATTTCTATAGCAGCAGCCCAAGCCTGCAAGGCAGCAGTAGCTCCAATATTGGTTATGGCTTTACCCTCCGCAAAGACCTTCTCAATAAAAAACTCTCCCTCACCTTGAGTGCTGATCAGCCCTTTCGGAAACAGCGCCCTATGATATCCGAAATCAAAGACCCCTCCTTTCACAGGATATATACTACCAACTTCCCTGCTAACTCTTATAGCTTCTCGGTTAGCTGGCGCTTTGGTAAACTAACAAACAGCGCTACACGAAAAAGCACGGTTGACACCAGCAGTATTCAATGA
- the smc gene encoding chromosome segregation protein SMC has protein sequence MRLKTLEIKGFKSFADKTVLNFDEGITGVIGPNGCGKSNIIDSIRWVIGEHKISNLRSENQAGLVFNGSKTRSASGMAEVSLTFENTKNVLPTEFTTVTITRKFYKNGDSEYRLNDVACRLKDIHNLFMDTGVSTDSYAIIELGMVDDIIKDKENSRRRMLEQAAGISIYKTRKKEAKSKLEATEGDLNRIEDLLFEINNNLKTLESQARKAERFYEVKKEYRDISIELAKAALEGFNITFRELSDKQQEESDRKLQLETEITTAEAAVEEDKLHFVAKERELQALQKSFNELVATIRTKENDKNLASQQLTYLREREKSISDFLNNAEGQLQGLTTSIEFSEKQVVEEAEVFESMEDELETLREMVEDKKERFQQKKQSLETLRNDQQRWQRQQFEAEKKVAVADTSVQNLQRSIQQLQEEKNSRLQQITQLETEKETLQQTITTSKNELDEMVRFQEETKNKILATQSDIEGLRDQLVDENRKLDSKRNEFDLLKSLVDSLEGYPESIKFLKKNPDWNNNAPILSDIFFCKEEYRTCVENLLEPYLNYYVVNNVAEAVQAIQLLDSHKKGKANFFILDQFRTQTNGLLAPAGTIPALDVVEIEEKYKGLGYHLLGKVFIGEDLTRLEFSQVSDDEICLVEKSGRMHRGKFNITGGSVGLFEGKKLGRAKNLEKLEVEIKDLEAVVGRLRIQIQDKHNEVLGYNSQLNENNINAAREKINQMNNQLFGLQNRIENFHHLIEAGDKRLEEMQQSLSANQESISGVREELENLNDRVGELQDGIAEADRMAQEAEQQFNMANVQFNNQNLQHTRQHSKIQALKQELEFKRKQLADLHTQITSNKAQLEDTVANVAAAEEKRNAADEGLVELFRRRQEEEKALNEKDQEYYNFRNHLQELETTLRAKQKAREQLEQQLNTVKDKVNELKLQLASMKERLSVEFKVNLDEIIDEQRHSELPTEELQASAERLKKRLENMGEINPTAIEAYQEMKKRYEFILEQKTDLVNAKDSLLATIQEVETTANQKFLETFNMVKENFIRVFKALFTEEDQCDMILSDPENLADTGIEIIAKPKGKRPAAITQLSGGEKTLTATALLFAIYLIKPAPFCILDEVDAPLDDANVGKFTNMIRKFSDNSQFIIVTHNKQTMAAVDVIYGVTMQEPGVSKLVPVDFRSLN, from the coding sequence GTGCGCTTAAAAACACTAGAAATTAAAGGCTTTAAAAGTTTTGCTGATAAAACCGTCTTGAACTTTGATGAAGGGATAACCGGAGTAATAGGCCCAAACGGTTGCGGCAAAAGTAATATTATCGACTCCATCCGCTGGGTGATCGGGGAACATAAAATCAGCAACCTGCGTTCGGAAAACCAGGCCGGACTTGTGTTCAACGGTTCCAAAACACGTTCCGCCAGCGGGATGGCGGAGGTAAGCCTTACCTTCGAAAATACCAAAAACGTACTGCCTACCGAATTTACTACCGTCACCATTACCCGCAAATTCTACAAAAACGGGGATAGCGAATACCGCCTCAATGACGTGGCCTGCCGTCTTAAGGATATCCATAACCTCTTTATGGACACCGGCGTCAGCACCGATTCCTACGCCATTATCGAGCTAGGAATGGTAGACGATATCATCAAAGACAAGGAAAACAGCCGTCGCCGCATGTTGGAACAAGCGGCAGGCATCTCCATATATAAAACCCGTAAAAAAGAAGCTAAATCCAAACTGGAAGCCACTGAAGGTGACCTTAACCGTATTGAGGACCTGCTGTTCGAAATCAACAATAACCTCAAAACGCTGGAAAGCCAGGCCCGCAAAGCCGAACGCTTCTATGAAGTAAAAAAGGAATACCGCGACATCAGCATAGAACTGGCTAAGGCAGCCCTGGAAGGTTTTAATATCACCTTTCGTGAACTGTCCGACAAACAACAGGAAGAAAGCGATCGAAAACTGCAGCTGGAAACCGAAATTACAACGGCGGAAGCTGCGGTGGAAGAAGATAAACTACACTTCGTTGCTAAGGAAAGAGAGCTGCAAGCCCTCCAGAAATCATTCAACGAACTGGTAGCCACCATCCGTACCAAAGAAAATGATAAGAACCTGGCCTCCCAACAGCTCACCTACCTGCGCGAACGGGAGAAAAGCATCAGCGATTTCCTCAATAATGCAGAGGGACAGCTGCAGGGACTGACCACTTCCATCGAATTCTCCGAAAAACAGGTGGTGGAAGAAGCTGAAGTGTTTGAATCCATGGAAGACGAACTCGAAACCCTCCGCGAAATGGTGGAGGATAAAAAGGAACGCTTCCAGCAGAAAAAACAATCCCTCGAAACACTGCGCAATGACCAGCAACGTTGGCAACGCCAACAGTTCGAAGCAGAAAAAAAGGTAGCTGTGGCGGATACTTCCGTCCAAAACCTGCAACGCAGCATCCAGCAGCTTCAGGAGGAGAAAAACAGCCGGCTGCAACAGATCACTCAACTGGAAACTGAAAAGGAAACGCTGCAACAAACCATCACCACCAGCAAAAATGAACTGGATGAAATGGTGCGTTTCCAGGAAGAGACAAAAAATAAAATACTGGCTACCCAGTCTGATATCGAAGGACTACGTGACCAGCTGGTTGATGAAAACCGTAAACTCGATTCCAAAAGGAACGAATTTGACCTCCTCAAATCTCTGGTAGACAGTCTCGAAGGCTATCCGGAAAGTATTAAGTTCCTGAAAAAGAATCCGGACTGGAATAACAACGCTCCCATCCTGAGCGATATCTTTTTCTGTAAGGAGGAATACCGCACCTGCGTGGAGAACCTGCTGGAGCCTTATCTCAACTATTACGTTGTTAATAATGTAGCGGAGGCTGTACAGGCCATCCAGCTGCTGGATAGCCATAAAAAAGGGAAAGCCAACTTCTTTATCCTCGACCAGTTCCGTACGCAGACCAATGGTCTGCTGGCTCCTGCCGGTACTATTCCGGCGCTGGACGTAGTAGAGATTGAAGAAAAATATAAAGGCCTGGGCTATCACCTGCTGGGGAAAGTATTTATCGGGGAAGACCTCACCCGGCTGGAGTTCAGCCAGGTATCCGATGATGAAATATGCCTGGTGGAGAAATCCGGCCGTATGCACCGTGGTAAATTCAACATTACCGGTGGTTCTGTAGGCCTGTTCGAAGGCAAAAAGCTGGGAAGGGCCAAGAACCTGGAAAAACTAGAAGTGGAGATTAAAGACCTGGAAGCAGTTGTTGGCAGGCTCCGCATACAGATACAAGACAAGCATAATGAAGTGCTGGGTTACAACAGCCAGCTCAATGAAAATAATATCAACGCTGCCCGTGAAAAGATCAATCAGATGAACAATCAGCTGTTTGGTCTTCAAAACAGGATCGAAAACTTCCATCACCTGATAGAAGCCGGCGACAAACGCCTGGAAGAAATGCAGCAGTCTCTTTCAGCCAATCAGGAAAGCATCTCCGGCGTGAGGGAAGAACTGGAAAATCTGAACGACCGGGTGGGAGAGCTGCAGGACGGCATTGCGGAGGCAGACAGAATGGCCCAGGAAGCGGAACAGCAGTTTAATATGGCCAATGTGCAGTTCAATAACCAGAACCTGCAACATACGCGCCAGCACAGTAAGATACAGGCGCTGAAGCAGGAACTGGAGTTCAAACGCAAACAGCTGGCCGACCTGCATACGCAAATCACCAGTAACAAAGCTCAACTGGAAGATACCGTGGCCAATGTTGCTGCCGCTGAAGAAAAACGCAATGCTGCTGATGAAGGGCTCGTGGAATTGTTCCGCCGCCGGCAGGAAGAAGAGAAAGCGCTGAACGAAAAAGACCAGGAATATTATAACTTCCGCAACCACCTCCAGGAGCTGGAAACTACACTGAGAGCAAAACAGAAGGCCCGCGAACAGCTGGAGCAGCAGCTCAATACCGTGAAAGATAAAGTCAACGAGCTTAAACTACAGCTGGCATCCATGAAAGAGCGCCTGAGCGTGGAGTTTAAGGTCAACCTGGATGAGATCATCGATGAACAGCGTCATTCAGAGCTGCCAACAGAAGAGCTGCAGGCCAGCGCGGAAAGGCTGAAGAAACGCCTGGAAAATATGGGTGAAATCAACCCTACAGCCATCGAGGCTTACCAGGAAATGAAAAAAAGATATGAGTTCATCCTGGAACAGAAAACTGACCTGGTAAATGCAAAAGACTCCCTGCTGGCAACTATCCAGGAGGTAGAGACAACGGCTAACCAGAAGTTCCTGGAAACATTTAATATGGTTAAAGAAAATTTCATCCGCGTATTTAAGGCGCTCTTCACAGAGGAAGATCAGTGTGATATGATCCTCAGTGATCCGGAAAACCTGGCAGATACCGGTATTGAAATTATCGCAAAACCTAAAGGTAAACGTCCGGCAGCCATTACACAGCTCTCCGGTGGTGAAAAAACACTAACCGCCACTGCATTGCTGTTTGCCATCTACCTGATCAAACCGGCACCTTTCTGTATATTGGATGAAGTGGATGCACCGCTGGATGATGCCAATGTTGGTAAATTTACCAACATGATCAGGAAATTTTCTGATAATTCACAGTTTATTATTGTAACACATAACAAACAGACCATGGCCGCTGTTGACGTGATTTATGGGGTGACTATGCAGGAACCCGGCGTGAGTAAGCTGGTACCAGTGGATTTCAGAAGTTTAAACTGA
- a CDS encoding DUF4259 domain-containing protein encodes MGAWGTRNFENDGSQDWIFDVIDSKDGGLVTDTLARIINNTETLEIADCEEGLAAAELVAALVGRPSEDFPEDPLDKLDILNLIATKALRNQAVTAVNKILSASEMKNFWGESGDLQSWEAVQASLVKRLEL; translated from the coding sequence ATGGGCGCATGGGGCACCAGGAATTTTGAAAATGATGGATCACAGGACTGGATTTTTGACGTGATCGATAGCAAAGATGGTGGGTTGGTAACTGATACGCTGGCGCGTATCATCAATAACACCGAGACACTGGAAATAGCAGATTGCGAAGAAGGCTTGGCGGCCGCTGAACTGGTAGCCGCGCTGGTAGGACGTCCTAGCGAAGACTTCCCGGAGGATCCGCTGGACAAACTGGACATACTGAACCTGATCGCAACAAAAGCGCTGAGAAATCAGGCTGTTACTGCTGTTAACAAAATACTGAGCGCTTCAGAAATGAAAAACTTCTGGGGCGAATCCGGTGATTTACAATCATGGGAAGCTGTACAGGCATCCCTGGTGAAAAGACTGGAACTGTAA